One part of the Anopheles coustani chromosome 2, idAnoCousDA_361_x.2, whole genome shotgun sequence genome encodes these proteins:
- the LOC131266381 gene encoding peroxisomal targeting signal 2 receptor, producing the protein MSTFFTTNRHGYSVRFSPFNPDQFVVASSQFYGLAGGGTLYFLELTPDGCGIVEKRTHHWTDGLFDVTWSESNPEIIVSGSGDGSVQLWNTNLSSNNGPPSMVYREHKKEIYSVDWSKVPYEQLFISASWDSTVKIWDPIRNNSLSTYIGHTQLVYNAVFAAHIPNTFASVSGDGYLKIWDILCYDLPIASIKAHDGEVLTVDWCKHDSNILATGASDGLIRIWDLRNFGVPITELKGNEFAVRKVQFSPHNLSVLASVGYDFTTRIWDFKKSNEAIETIKHHSEFTYGLDWNRRRRNQLADCGWDSLVHVFKPDCLSDKI; encoded by the exons ATGTCCACGTTTTTCACCACCAACCGGCACGGGTACAGTGTGCGGTTCTCGCCGTTCAATCCGGATCAGTTCGTGGTAGCGTCGAGCCAGTTCTATGGCCTGGCCGGCGGCGGCACACTCTACTTCCTCGAGCTGACACCGGACGGGTGCGGTATCGTCGAGAAGCGGACCCATCACTGGACGGACGGACTGTTCGATGTG ACATGGTCCGAATCAAACCCTGAGATCATCGTGTCCGGCTCCGGAGACGGTAGTGTTCAGCTGTGGAACACCAACCTGTCGAGCAACAATGGGCCACCGTCGATGGTGTACCGGGAGCATAAGAAGGAGATCTACAGCGTGGACTGGAGCAAGGTTCCGTACGAGCAGCTCTTCATCAGCGCCAGCTGGGACAGCACGGTCAAGATCTGGGACCCGATCCGGAACAACTCGCTCAGCACGTACATCGGCCACACGCAGTTGGTGTACAATGCGGTGTTTGCGGCGCACATCCCCAACACCTTCGCCAGCGTCAGCGGCGATGGATATCTGAAGATTTGGGACATTCTCTGCTACGATCTGCCGATCGCTAGTATCAAGGCTCACGATGGAGAG gTTCTGACGGTCGATTGGTGTAAGCACGATTCCAACATTCTTGCAACCGGTGCCTCGGATGGGCTGATTCGCATTTGGGACCTGAGAAACTTTGGTGTTCCGATCACGGAGCTGAAGGGCAACGAGTTTGCCGTAAGAAAAGTACAATTCTCCCCGCACAACCTGTCCGTTTTGGCCAGCGTGGGGTATGATTTTACCACCAG GATATGGGATTTCAAGAAAAGCAACGAAGCCATCGAAACGATCAAACATCATTCGGAGTTTACATACGGTCTGGATTGGAATAGGCGCCGTCGGAACCAGCTCGCCGACTGCGGCTGGGACTCCCTGGTGCACGTTTTCAAACCGGATTGCCTTTCGGATAAGATATAG
- the LOC131263302 gene encoding uncharacterized protein LOC131263302: MCNTTDQNGSEMHVEIEVPDTGAVFTLGKSYLYDDTIKEQTTPVPNVSRTPEPPGNDGARRKLPTRQQSYFFVKNDPIVKIVCGHKQSGVVCESGRLFVWGYSQHGQLGLGNTDTIHKPSCVRSLKRSRERVQSFCFGGNGFCVILTETGKVFYTGKSIFPFNAKVTSLLEATTLHKNPTDNSEFTPFPVELREFNDCLQEEGERFTEAVAGFNHFILLSSSGVCYGWGYNSHQQLGGVDSLKILSRPDRIAIEGTVERVLCGNYCSLFVTTTNELFLVGKFQKITIPVLKPLSNVMLPAKVKAGEITGWDCIYLLLENHQVFRSTRVPKVDDLRFEPFENLAGLLGEDEYVTKMASANDCISFVTSRGRLLTTYDDDCPFTASEHFKELSKFKNFNVTDIASGTEHSLVLAFPAAERLDVTRALELLRNGTPIPTDLQADAQMAQEFLRNEKRRLRREHVEREISKDESITIETGADSEVRFINDGMDITRSRTPNGKHKSRHHLKPSEEDETDRFSAHNEIIPRKTHTPNISQLIDYSDDDNDSISSQSTFNDEEEAAEKAEEAYNKQNKNGMKNDSNNNNHSDDTRKHSLGSKLNGSLGSTKSSDRMRKFFKELKSKSMDVSCKNPGVVLDDDVKYSKNDQMIQAEDRASKVCTIM, translated from the exons atgtgcaATACAACGGACCAAAACGGAAGTGAAATGCACGTGGAAATAGAAGTTCCAG ACACGGGAGCGGTGTTCACTTTGGGTAAATCGTACCTCTACGATGACACCATCAAGGAACAAACGACACCCGTGCCGAACGTAAGCAGAACCCCAGAACCGCCCGGAAATGATGGTGCACGACGAAAGCTTCCGACGCGCCAGCAGAGCTACTTCTTCGTCAAGAATGATCCGATCGTGAAAATTGTGTGCGGCCACAAACAGAGTGGCGTCGTTTGCG AATCTGGACGACTGTTTGTATGGGGATACAGCCAGCATGGGCAGCTTGGACTGGGAAACACGGACACCATCCATAAACCTTCCTGCGTGCGTTCGCTCAAGCGATCGAGAGAAAGAGTGCAATCATTTTGCTTCGGAGGAAATGGCTTCTGCGTGATCCTTACAG AgacgggaaaagttttctacACTGGAAAAAGTATTTTCCCGTTCAACGCGAAGGTGACCTCATTGCTGGAGGCAACAACGTTGCATAAAAATCCCACCGACAACAGCGAGTTCACACCGTTCCCAGTGGAGCTACGTGAATTCAACGATTGTCTTCAAGAAGAGGGCGAACGTTTCACGGAAGCCGTCGCTGGTTTCAACCACTTTATCCTGCTCAGTTCCAGCGGCGTTTGTTATGGCTGGGGATACAACAGCCACCAGCAGCTCGGTGGAGTGGATTCGCTGAAGATACTCTCCCGGCCGGATCGAATCGCCATCGAGGGAACCGTAGAGCGGGTGCTTTGTGGCAACTATTGTTCGCTCTTCGTGACCACAACGAACGAGCTGTTTCTGGTGGGGAAATTTCAAAAGATAACCATTCCCGTGCTCAAGCCACTGTCGAATGTGATGCTCCCGGCGAAGGTGAAAGCGGGCGAGATTACTGGCTGGGACTGCATCTACTTGCTGCTCGAAAACCATCAAGTGTTTCGTTCCACGCGAGTTCCGAAGGTAGACGACTTGCGGTTCGAGCCGTTTGAAAACCTTGCCGGTTTGTTGGGTGAGGATGAATATGTCACCAAAATGGCATCGGCAAATGATTGCATTTCTTTCGTCACCAGTCGGGGTCGACTGCTGACGACGTACGACGATGACTGTCCGTTCACGGCGTCGGAACACTTCAAGGAGTtgagtaaatttaaaaacttcaaCGTTACCGACATCGCCAGCGGCACCGAACATTCCCTCGTGTTGGCTTTCCCCGCAGCGGAACGGTTGGACGTAACGCGTGCACTGGAGCTGCTTCGCAATGGCACTCCGATTCCTACCGACCTGCAAGCCGACGCTCAGATGGCACAGGAGTTCTTGCGCAACGAAAAACGACGCCTTCGCCGGGAGCACGTCGAACGGGAGATCTCCAAGGACGAATCGATCACAATCGAAACAGGAGCAGATTCAGAGGTGCGCTTTATCAACGACGGCATGGATATAACGAGAAGCCGCACGCCAAACGGGAAGCACAAGAGTCGCCATCACCTAAAACCGTCCGAAGAAGATGAAACGGATCGCTTCTCGGCGCACAACGAAATTATCCCCAGGAAAACGCACACGCCCAACATCAGTCAGCTGATCGACTACAGTGACGATGATAACGATAGCATTTCGTCCCAGTCCACCTTCAACGACGAAGAGGAAGCGGCAGAGAAAGCGGAAGAGGCCTACaacaaacagaataaaaatggCATGAAAAACgacagcaacaacaataacCACAGCGACGACACCCGGAAGCACAGCCTCGGGAGTAAACTTAACGGTAGCCTTGGGAGCACGAAGTCCAGCGACAGGATGAGAAAATTCTTCAAGGAGCTGAAGTCGAAAAGTATGGATGTTTCCTGCAAGAATCCGGGGGTCGTTCTGGACGACG ACGTCAAATACTCCAAaaacgatcagatgatccagGCGGAGGACCGAGCCTCCAAAGTATGCACAATAATGTAG